One Aureibacillus halotolerans DNA segment encodes these proteins:
- a CDS encoding ribulokinase → MTYTIGVDYGTLSGRAVLVDVTNGREVGSELLAYPHGVMDSTLPDGTALGHDVALQHPQDYLDVLSHTIPKLLQKTEVSAEDVIGLGIDFTACTILPVDDHGKPLCFYEEHASRSHSYVKLWKHHAAQDKANQLNDVAEQRGEVFLQRYGGKISSEWFFPKIWELAEEAPDLYDQMDVMVEATDWVIWQLTGTLTRNACTAGYKAIWHKQEGFPSEEFLKALSPKLVNAVSEKLRGPILPIGEKAGELTPEMAEKIGLSPGIAIAVGNVDAHVSVPAVGITEPGKMLAIIGTSTCHILLGTEEQIVPGMCGVVEDGVLPGLYGYEAGQSCVGDHFNWVVETCTPASYFEEAALEGIDIHELLTKKAAALAPGESGLLALDWWNGNRSTLVDVDLTGMILGMTLQTKPEEIYRALIEATAFGTRTIIEAFRTSNVPVDEFYAAGGIAEKNALAMQIYADVLNMEIKISASSQTPALGAAMFGAVAAGKDGGGYENIHNAAAAMGKTKPDPYQPHASAVDVYDALYKEYSSLYDYFGRGENDVMKRLKHLKSKSTPVHV, encoded by the coding sequence ATGACGTATACAATTGGTGTCGATTATGGCACGTTGTCAGGCAGAGCGGTGCTGGTTGATGTGACCAATGGGCGTGAGGTAGGTTCTGAATTGTTGGCTTACCCTCATGGTGTCATGGATAGTACACTTCCGGATGGGACAGCGCTTGGTCATGATGTGGCGTTGCAGCACCCCCAGGATTATCTTGATGTATTAAGTCACACGATTCCGAAGCTCTTGCAAAAAACGGAAGTTTCGGCGGAGGATGTGATTGGGCTAGGCATTGACTTTACAGCATGCACGATCCTTCCGGTGGATGACCATGGGAAACCGCTATGTTTTTATGAGGAGCATGCGTCACGTTCTCATAGCTATGTCAAGCTTTGGAAGCATCATGCTGCACAGGACAAGGCGAATCAACTGAATGACGTTGCTGAACAAAGAGGTGAGGTATTTTTACAACGATACGGCGGCAAAATTTCCTCGGAATGGTTCTTTCCAAAGATTTGGGAGCTCGCAGAAGAGGCACCTGACCTATACGATCAAATGGATGTCATGGTCGAGGCAACAGACTGGGTCATATGGCAGCTCACTGGCACATTGACTCGAAATGCATGTACAGCTGGGTATAAGGCGATCTGGCACAAGCAAGAGGGATTTCCTTCAGAGGAATTTTTGAAAGCACTTTCTCCTAAACTTGTAAACGCTGTATCTGAGAAATTACGTGGACCGATTCTACCAATTGGAGAAAAAGCTGGTGAGTTGACACCTGAAATGGCAGAGAAAATTGGCCTATCTCCCGGCATCGCTATTGCGGTTGGAAACGTTGATGCACACGTGTCCGTACCCGCGGTTGGCATTACAGAACCAGGAAAAATGCTTGCGATCATTGGGACATCCACCTGTCATATCCTTTTAGGCACAGAGGAACAAATCGTTCCTGGCATGTGCGGTGTAGTAGAAGATGGGGTATTGCCTGGTCTCTATGGTTACGAAGCCGGACAATCCTGCGTAGGGGATCATTTTAATTGGGTTGTGGAGACGTGCACACCTGCATCCTATTTTGAAGAAGCTGCGCTAGAAGGCATTGATATACATGAATTGTTAACGAAAAAAGCAGCGGCCTTAGCTCCAGGCGAAAGCGGCTTATTAGCTTTAGATTGGTGGAACGGAAATCGCTCAACACTTGTCGACGTTGATTTGACAGGCATGATTTTAGGGATGACCTTACAAACCAAACCAGAAGAGATTTACAGGGCGCTTATTGAAGCCACGGCGTTTGGTACTAGAACGATCATTGAAGCCTTTCGCACGAGCAATGTGCCTGTTGATGAGTTTTATGCTGCTGGAGGGATTGCTGAAAAGAATGCGTTGGCCATGCAAATTTATGCTGACGTTCTCAATATGGAGATCAAAATCTCAGCATCAAGTCAAACACCTGCGCTTGGTGCGGCCATGTTCGGTGCTGTAGCGGCTGGTAAAGATGGCGGAGGCTATGAGAACATTCACAACGCTGCCGCTGCAATGGGGAAAACAAAGCCTGACCCTTATCAACCTCATGCTTCTGCAGTGGACGTCTATGATGCACTCTATAAAGAATATAGCTCGTTGTACGACTATTTTGGTCGTGGAGAAAATGATGTAATGAAGCGTTTGAAGCACTTGAAAAGTAAGAGCACGCCTGTGCATGTTTAA
- a CDS encoding GntR family transcriptional regulator, producing the protein MTAKYIIVKETIRGWIVEGTVHPKEKIASENELMITFAVSRHTIRQALGELVSEGWLYREHGVGSFVADRQRKDQNMDSKLIGVVTTYLSDYIFPSIIRGIEATLSNAGYTLLLASTNNNPDAEQQCLRTFLEKQVAGVIIEPTKSSLPNPNLREYLALAHHRIPYVMINAGYEELSPISLTLDDTKAGQVACQHLLDLGHTSIMGFFKTDDRQGLKRMNGFLKALQEKDIAPKPEWCVTYTSETKTSVPTEVLQAALRQRERPTAIVCYNDELALMLLHTIRRAGMKVPEQLSIIGCDDSHLCTASEIALTSVAHPKSQMGEDAAKLIVTMIESRERRAASHKYEPLLIERQSTAPPER; encoded by the coding sequence GTGACAGCCAAATACATCATCGTAAAGGAAACGATACGTGGATGGATTGTCGAGGGGACGGTCCATCCAAAAGAAAAAATCGCCTCAGAGAACGAATTGATGATCACTTTTGCGGTGAGCAGGCATACGATTCGTCAAGCGTTAGGAGAGTTGGTTTCAGAAGGCTGGCTTTATCGTGAGCATGGAGTCGGTTCGTTTGTTGCTGATCGCCAACGCAAAGATCAAAACATGGATTCAAAGCTAATAGGTGTTGTGACGACCTATTTGTCGGACTATATTTTTCCTTCGATCATTCGTGGCATTGAAGCGACACTAAGCAACGCTGGTTATACTTTGCTTTTGGCGAGTACGAACAATAACCCTGATGCAGAACAACAATGCTTGCGGACGTTTTTAGAAAAGCAGGTTGCAGGAGTGATTATTGAACCGACAAAAAGTTCACTACCGAATCCCAATTTGCGCGAATACCTTGCTCTTGCTCATCATCGCATTCCTTATGTGATGATTAATGCTGGTTACGAGGAGCTCTCACCCATTTCATTAACATTAGATGATACAAAAGCGGGCCAAGTCGCTTGTCAGCATTTGCTTGACTTAGGACATACATCAATTATGGGATTTTTCAAAACAGATGACAGGCAAGGTCTGAAACGGATGAATGGATTTCTAAAGGCGTTGCAAGAAAAAGACATTGCGCCTAAACCAGAATGGTGCGTCACTTACACTTCGGAAACAAAAACGTCGGTGCCAACAGAGGTGTTGCAGGCTGCATTACGTCAAAGGGAGCGGCCAACGGCGATTGTTTGTTACAATGATGAGCTAGCATTGATGTTGCTGCACACGATTCGTAGGGCGGGCATGAAGGTCCCCGAACAACTATCTATCATTGGATGTGACGATTCGCATTTATGTACCGCGTCAGAGATCGCTTTGACATCAGTCGCTCATCCGAAGTCACAGATGGGGGAAGATGCAGCCAAACTCATCGTGACAATGATTGAATCAAGAGAGCGCCGTGCGGCTAGCCACAAATACGAACCGCTCCTTATCGAACGGCAATCAACAGCACCACCTGAGCGTTAG
- a CDS encoding SCO family protein, translated as MKFSKAYIGIPLIVVTVVLLAFVIWMTFFSPEDGNTSQSSGPATSVSFSEPIAPFSGVNQNNEPFSTDDLKGKTWIADFIFTNCPDVCPPMTFNMQTLQEKVEEAGLDVTFVSFTVDPERDSPEVLTEFGTKFQADFSNWHFITGYTHEEVKEYSKTSFKSSVQKLEDTFMHGVHFFLVRPDGYINSYYVGNIDPPFDQIIADIKAVQEKAN; from the coding sequence TTGAAATTCTCTAAAGCTTATATAGGAATTCCTCTCATCGTTGTTACGGTTGTTCTATTGGCCTTCGTTATATGGATGACCTTTTTTTCTCCAGAGGATGGAAACACATCACAAAGTTCAGGTCCAGCAACCAGCGTATCCTTTTCTGAACCGATCGCCCCTTTCTCAGGAGTAAATCAAAACAATGAACCTTTTTCGACAGATGATTTGAAAGGAAAAACGTGGATTGCTGACTTTATCTTCACTAATTGTCCTGATGTTTGTCCGCCTATGACCTTTAATATGCAGACACTTCAGGAGAAAGTAGAGGAAGCTGGGCTGGACGTAACCTTTGTTTCGTTTACAGTTGATCCAGAAAGAGACAGCCCCGAAGTCCTTACAGAATTCGGGACGAAATTCCAGGCCGACTTTTCAAATTGGCATTTCATTACCGGTTATACCCATGAAGAAGTCAAGGAGTATTCGAAGACTTCCTTTAAATCAAGCGTACAAAAGCTTGAAGATACATTTATGCACGGTGTCCATTTTTTCCTCGTTCGACCTGATGGATACATCAATTCATATTATGTCGGTAATATCGATCCTCCGTTTGATCAAATCATAGCGGATATTAAAGCCGTGCAGGAGAAAGCGAACTAA
- a CDS encoding helix-turn-helix transcriptional regulator encodes MRRRLAHERYKRGWTQRSVAERLAISEVYVRKLEKGAANPGRETMVRFEKLYGVSVYELFDDVFLREL; translated from the coding sequence ATGAGAAGAAGACTTGCACATGAACGATATAAAAGAGGGTGGACGCAGCGGTCAGTCGCCGAACGGTTAGCAATCTCTGAGGTTTATGTTCGTAAACTTGAAAAAGGTGCAGCAAATCCAGGTCGTGAAACGATGGTAAGATTTGAAAAGCTCTACGGTGTATCTGTGTATGAATTATTTGATGATGTGTTTTTAAGAGAACTTTAA
- a CDS encoding helix-turn-helix domain-containing protein, with translation MRRLIGDRLKQLRGSTITQQDIANQLGLSRASYSHYENGRSEPDLSTLLSLADFFNVSVDYLLDRSTPDGNPALEPYKDVLVLHQLLRKQGVDDLFFLQLDAWETLTRQDTVEIKHHFEWVVERARRKKNTTDQ, from the coding sequence GTGAGGCGTTTGATCGGGGATCGTTTAAAACAACTACGTGGATCGACTATAACACAGCAAGATATAGCAAATCAGTTAGGTCTTTCACGTGCAAGCTATTCTCATTACGAAAATGGCCGCAGCGAGCCAGATCTCTCTACCTTACTAAGTTTAGCTGATTTTTTTAATGTAAGTGTGGATTATTTGCTTGATCGCTCTACTCCCGACGGCAATCCTGCGCTTGAACCTTATAAGGATGTTCTTGTCCTTCATCAACTTCTACGTAAGCAAGGTGTGGATGACTTGTTTTTCTTACAGCTTGATGCTTGGGAAACGCTCACACGTCAGGATACGGTTGAGATTAAGCATCATTTCGAATGGGTTGTCGAAAGAGCTCGGCGCAAAAAGAATACCACTGATCAATGA
- a CDS encoding EamA family transporter, with translation MARWKAVLIVLIGAGGFGFTPVFVKSAFIEGYNLAQVVGAQMMLAFVILWIIAAIRQVKRQQVTRKQVVKLMVAGSLNGSTGIFYYGAMAYLPSSVAIIMLFQFVWIGVLYEWILDKRKPTPITLVSVVLTLIGVSFAANLTMDRFEALSTIGLLLGLAAAFSYAGFIYVSGRVVSHVDPFLRSPIMISGAAVLVLCVFPPTFLWTDAATSSLWLFALGAAIFGAVLPPLFMAIGVPHISSGVATVLGSAELPVAILMAAIVLHEPMLPFQWVGIALIMLAICLKDAIDLWSRKRAQLR, from the coding sequence ATGGCTCGTTGGAAAGCGGTATTAATCGTCCTCATAGGCGCTGGGGGTTTTGGTTTTACGCCAGTGTTTGTTAAGAGTGCTTTTATAGAGGGATATAATCTTGCGCAAGTCGTCGGTGCACAAATGATGTTGGCGTTCGTTATTTTGTGGATCATTGCGGCAATTAGGCAAGTAAAGCGTCAACAAGTGACGAGAAAACAAGTAGTAAAGCTCATGGTCGCAGGTTCTTTGAATGGGTCAACAGGAATCTTCTATTATGGGGCTATGGCATACCTGCCTTCATCTGTTGCAATCATTATGTTATTTCAATTTGTATGGATAGGTGTATTGTACGAGTGGATTCTTGACAAGCGAAAGCCCACACCTATAACGCTTGTTTCTGTTGTGTTAACACTTATCGGAGTAAGCTTTGCAGCTAATTTGACGATGGATCGATTTGAGGCATTATCAACTATAGGATTATTGCTCGGTCTAGCTGCCGCCTTCTCATATGCAGGCTTTATTTATGTAAGTGGTCGAGTTGTTTCTCATGTAGACCCTTTTCTCCGTAGCCCAATTATGATTTCTGGAGCAGCTGTACTCGTCCTATGTGTATTTCCACCAACCTTTTTGTGGACCGATGCTGCCACTAGTTCGTTGTGGTTATTTGCCTTAGGCGCAGCGATTTTTGGTGCCGTTCTGCCGCCGTTATTTATGGCCATCGGTGTGCCTCACATTTCAAGCGGGGTCGCAACCGTACTAGGATCAGCAGAGCTGCCGGTCGCTATTTTAATGGCTGCCATTGTGTTACATGAACCGATGCTGCCCTTCCAATGGGTCGGCATTGCTCTCATAATGCTTGCGATTTGTCTCAAGGACGCAATTGACTTATGGTCGAGAAAAAGAGCACAACTTCGTTAA